In Mangifera indica cultivar Alphonso chromosome 14, CATAS_Mindica_2.1, whole genome shotgun sequence, the DNA window AGATAGTAGAAAATTTGTGAGTGTCTCATCACctaattcaaaataatgttaatttgaTCTTATGTGTCAGATGTTATATGTACGAAATTGTATATTCAGTTTACTTTCCAGTTTTTTCcgtatttctctttttctttgattaatcttttatatttataggataaagagaataaattataaccaaatcaattatatcaattatatcTATAATTGCACCAGTCTTAGGTCTAGCCTGTCGATAAGCTCAATACGCTATGTCAAAGCCGATTTGATGTATTGCCACCGACTTGACGTAGTTATGGGCAGCCTTTCTATTATTTGGGCTAGTCTCAACTCAACCCAACCCAATTCACATCTCCATTGTTACTATTCTAACCTCTTTTGTTTCCgatataacatttttaccctccCCCTTAAAttcttagaaaatatttatcaCCTTAGTGATCATATCCCTTgcagaaaccctaattttctaCCAAACACTCAATGATTTCTACTATGCCCACCATCTGTTTGATGTAAATAACAATTAGCATCGCCCTTTCTATTTCgtaaattatttattcttctCGTGAATTTGAGGGCAGGATCGTAGTACTGTTCTCAAGGTTAGATTTATAATGATGGCTTTGAGGAAGAAATCATATTTATGGATAAATGTTTTGGGAGAGTTGGGTAGGCATCGCTTTTACAGTTCTAAATTCGACTTGAAGAAGCTGAGGCCTATGATTCAGAAGAGAATTGAAAGTCGTGCTAAGGACTATCCAGTTCGAGGCATGGTCCCTGTTGCAAAGGCAGTTCTTAAAGCTAGAGCTTTATTGATTCAAGGCATCTCCacacttattaaatttattccTGTTCAGGCATGCAAGTGAGCTTAAGTCTATCTAACAAACACCTCTTTATTTTATGTCATGTATTGCGATAATGTCAATGTTTTCAGCTATGGGTGTCGGAGcatgattgttttgttttaatcttGATTGAGAGCTTGTGAGGTTTAAAGGCTTTGTACCTGTAGCTGAGATCACTTGGCATGTACATAGTTACGTTATGGGAAATTTCTCATTTATATATTGACAATTTTCTCATTTGGTTGAGATTCGTTTAGTTTACCAGCAACTTGCCACCGTTTTTACGCTAAGTTCTTTATAGTAATTATGAAATGCTGTTGTGTTGCAGGTTCTGTCCAGAAGTATGTATTGGAGAGAAAGGTCACTTGATTCAAACTTGTCATGGTTACAGGCGCCAAGCCAAGAATCGAGTTCATGAATGGGTCAGTGGTGGTTTGAATGATATAATTGTTCCAGTGGAAACATTTCACCTGCAGAGAATGTTTCAACCTGTAATACAGCACAACCAACGGTTTGATTTTGATCGTGTTTCTGCTGTTGTCGAGCTATGCTGGCAGGCAGGAGCTGACCCGAATGATGAAGACTTGTACACCAATGCTAGGAACTCTACGTGCCCCATTAGAGGGGTTAATGAAGCAGAGTCTTTATCACCTGGAGATCGGTCATTGATAGCCAGTCAAACCTTAAAGGCATGGGAGACAGTTAGATCTGGTGTCCAGAGATTGTTGTTGGTTTACCCAGCAAAAGTTTGTAAGCATTGCTCAGAAGTTCATGTTGGGCCATCTGGGCACAAGGCTCGGCTCTGTGGAGTGTTTAAACATGAGAGCTGGCGAGGAACACACTTTTGGAAGAAGGCAGAAGTTGATGATTTGGTACCTCCGAAAATTGTTTGGTGGCGGCGGCCTCAAGATCCCCCTGTACTTCTGAATGAGGGACGGGACTATTATGGGCATGCACCAGCAGTGGTGGATCTGTGCACACAGGCTGGCGCTATGATTCCAACCAAGTATTTTTGTATGATGAAAATGAATGGTCGACCATCAACTGTTTGATTAAATCTTTTACGCCATCTGCTAGTTGCCCTTCAAGGGGGTTGAGTTGATCTGATGCATTTTAATTTTCAGATCACTTACTGCCATATCAATTGAGCAGAGCTTTATTCACTTCCACATTGATCATTTAAATGGTACATCTATGGATGAATCTGTCTTTTGTAAGCATACATTTTTGTGGAGAGAAATTAATAGTTTCTATCggaataaatttattcaaagaTGAAACAATATAAAGTAATTATTTCATGTCTACATTTTGGCTAATGATATTGCATTTCActtacctatttatatattgcATTTCATGGCTAGTGCATTAACGCTGTTTGACCCTAGTAGTTGAGATCCTAGCCATCCTTCTGAGCAATTTGTCTGTGACACACAGAAATGTGGAATGTGGATAGTCCATTATGACATTATCAAATTTATGGTTAAGGCTGTGAATGTTGCATTTGCACTCATGTTAATagctgtgtgtgtgtgtgtgtgttttccATGCTCCATTTCAGTTTCTATGTCAAGTTTAAATCTATTATGCACTGAGAAAAAACTACTTTGCAAGCATTTAACCTTCAATTACTacttgtgataattttttttaaaatcaaaatgcaTCTGTTGATATGATATGTGCCAACTTTGTCAGAGAAACAAGAAGTGAGGAAATATTTGCAGTTAACTGTTGCAGGCCATAATTTTTCCCAATTTTTGGTAAAAGTAATGCTGCAACGGATGCTCTTTCGAATGAAGATAAGTTGTTCCTTGCATGTTAAAAATTTTCCCAGGGGAGAGGAAACCGGGAACTTAAAACAGTGTTTGATGATTTTCTGTGTGTGGTAAAATCCAATAATCTTTTTAACATAATGTGGTCATGATTCACTGATCATTTTGAATGCTGGAAGGATAGTTTGAAGATGGCTTGAATAAACTCTGGCTACAGTAGTATTCAGAGGAAAACATTTTCCCTCGTAT includes these proteins:
- the LOC123195766 gene encoding APO protein 4, mitochondrial-like, whose protein sequence is MMALRKKSYLWINVLGELGRHRFYSSKFDLKKLRPMIQKRIESRAKDYPVRGMVPVAKAVLKARALLIQGISTLIKFIPVQACKFCPEVCIGEKGHLIQTCHGYRRQAKNRVHEWVSGGLNDIIVPVETFHLQRMFQPVIQHNQRFDFDRVSAVVELCWQAGADPNDEDLYTNARNSTCPIRGVNEAESLSPGDRSLIASQTLKAWETVRSGVQRLLLVYPAKVCKHCSEVHVGPSGHKARLCGVFKHESWRGTHFWKKAEVDDLVPPKIVWWRRPQDPPVLLNEGRDYYGHAPAVVDLCTQAGAMIPTKYFCMMKMNGRPSTV